The following are encoded together in the Deinococcus soli (ex Cha et al. 2016) genome:
- a CDS encoding phosphate signaling complex PhoU family protein — protein sequence MLSITLEQLDAVRDANERAEFAGLTARAERLEAETDALERELEDLCLQAFATPLTEDDLAFHLMVFRSLTNLERVGDYAFNVARDLETFAPRTRSATLQDALPLVRLLTQMLERLSYAFAERDLHAARDVMRLDFEQVDALYEQMQRASLTRLLERPEDTDVALTAGRMARNLERLGDHLVNVAERLEHIILRAS from the coding sequence ATGCTCAGCATCACCCTCGAGCAGCTCGACGCTGTCCGGGACGCGAACGAACGCGCCGAATTCGCCGGGCTCACCGCCCGCGCCGAACGCCTCGAGGCCGAGACCGACGCCCTGGAACGTGAACTGGAAGACCTGTGCCTCCAGGCCTTCGCCACCCCCTTGACCGAGGACGACCTCGCGTTCCACCTCATGGTCTTCCGCAGCCTGACGAACCTTGAGCGCGTGGGCGACTACGCCTTCAACGTCGCCCGCGACCTGGAGACCTTTGCGCCCCGCACCCGCAGCGCCACCCTCCAGGACGCCCTGCCCCTCGTGCGACTGCTGACGCAGATGCTCGAACGGCTCTCGTACGCCTTCGCGGAACGCGACCTGCACGCCGCCCGCGACGTCATGCGCCTGGACTTCGAACAGGTGGACGCCCTGTACGAACAGATGCAGCGCGCCAGCCTCACCCGCCTGCTCGAACGGCCCGAGGACACCGACGTCGCCCTGACCGCCGGCCGCATGGCCCGCAACCTCGAACGGCTCGGCGACCACCTCGTGAACGTCGCCGAACGCCTCGAACACATCATCCTGCGCGCCAGCTGA
- a CDS encoding LLM class flavin-dependent oxidoreductase, which produces MTNPSQSEFLWFLQLSRDGEFIGTKEKPPRKPTLAYLQSLISTAGEAGFEALLTATNYHSEHENYTAAVAALARSAPTDPALLIAVRPGMFHPAMYAKMLATLQNLFPGRVRVNIVTGSSPAENAMYGDREDHGRRYERTREFMQILRQLWTAAPPQSFSSDLYAFENAVLDPAPVQPIPLYFGGASPVAQGIAADLADVYLMWGEREDMLQERLSQMRALEAQTGRPLRYGLRTHVIVRETEAEARKAAERLISRVDPEVRAAFVASHAHVDGVGQKRQIDMLKGLDADLMVEPGLWAGVGMARSGVGVAIVGDPQQVAAKIRRYEDMGFSSFIFSGYPHLEEARRFGELVMPLLKGGTREERAIHTDRVAPVA; this is translated from the coding sequence ATGACCAATCCTTCCCAGTCCGAATTCCTGTGGTTTCTTCAGCTGTCGCGTGACGGCGAGTTCATCGGGACAAAGGAGAAACCGCCGCGTAAGCCGACCCTGGCTTACCTGCAGTCGCTGATCAGCACGGCGGGCGAGGCGGGGTTCGAGGCGCTGCTGACCGCCACGAACTATCACAGTGAGCACGAGAACTACACGGCGGCGGTGGCGGCGCTGGCGCGCAGTGCGCCGACCGATCCGGCGCTGCTGATCGCGGTGCGGCCGGGGATGTTCCATCCGGCGATGTACGCGAAGATGCTCGCGACGCTGCAGAACCTGTTCCCGGGTCGGGTGCGGGTGAACATCGTGACCGGGAGCAGTCCCGCCGAGAACGCCATGTACGGGGACCGCGAGGATCACGGCAGGCGCTACGAGCGGACGCGGGAGTTCATGCAGATCCTGCGGCAGCTGTGGACTGCGGCGCCGCCGCAGTCGTTCAGCAGTGACCTGTACGCCTTCGAGAACGCGGTGCTGGACCCGGCGCCCGTGCAGCCGATCCCGCTGTACTTCGGCGGGGCGTCCCCGGTGGCGCAGGGGATCGCGGCGGATCTGGCGGACGTGTACCTGATGTGGGGTGAGCGCGAGGACATGCTTCAGGAGCGCCTGAGCCAGATGCGGGCGCTGGAGGCGCAGACGGGCCGCCCGCTGCGCTACGGGCTGCGGACGCACGTGATCGTCCGCGAGACGGAAGCCGAGGCCCGCAAAGCCGCCGAGCGTCTGATCAGCCGCGTGGACCCGGAGGTGCGGGCGGCGTTCGTGGCGAGTCACGCGCACGTGGACGGCGTGGGCCAGAAACGCCAGATCGACATGCTGAAGGGCCTGGACGCGGACCTGATGGTCGAACCCGGCCTGTGGGCGGGCGTGGGGATGGCCCGCAGTGGCGTGGGCGTCGCCATCGTCGGCGATCCGCAGCAGGTAGCGGCGAAGATCCGCCGCTACGAGGACATGGGCTTCAGTTCGTTCATCTTCAGCGGCTACCCGCATCTGGAGGAGGCGCGCCGCTTCGGGGAACTGGTCATGCCACTTCTGAAGGGCGGGACGCGCGAGGAACGCGCGATTCACACGGACAGGGTCGCGCCGGTCGCCTGA
- a CDS encoding carbohydrate ABC transporter permease, translating to MSGDTSPQRLTPAQRAGRYAALAALIVGGFFPFIWMVLTSLKSEGELQKFPVQYLPSTLDFSNYARVFSEQPFAQFFLNSLTVSLLSTVLCIAAAVPAAYALARLNLRGRGLLMTAVVTFSMLPVVSLLVPMFRLMRGANLLNTYPALILPYAALSLPIGILTLVAFFSAIPRDLEAAAMVDGTTRVGALTRVVLPLSTPGVVTAALLVFVNSWNEFLLALSFNTKLSMRTVSVGVTLYQGEFAFPWPLIAAAVVVATVPLVLLIAIFQRRFVAGLTAGGVKA from the coding sequence GTGAGTGGCGACACCAGCCCCCAGCGCCTCACGCCAGCGCAGCGTGCCGGACGGTACGCCGCGCTGGCCGCCCTGATCGTCGGCGGGTTCTTCCCGTTCATCTGGATGGTCCTCACCAGCCTGAAATCCGAGGGCGAACTCCAGAAGTTCCCGGTGCAGTACCTCCCGTCAACACTGGACTTCAGCAACTACGCCCGGGTGTTCAGCGAGCAGCCGTTCGCGCAGTTCTTCCTGAACTCCCTGACCGTCAGCCTGCTGAGCACCGTGCTGTGCATCGCCGCCGCCGTGCCTGCCGCGTACGCCCTGGCCCGCCTGAACCTGCGCGGGCGTGGGCTGCTCATGACCGCCGTCGTGACGTTCAGCATGCTCCCGGTCGTCAGCCTGCTCGTGCCCATGTTCCGCCTGATGCGCGGCGCGAACCTGCTGAACACCTACCCCGCGCTGATCCTGCCCTACGCCGCCCTGAGCCTCCCCATCGGCATCCTCACGCTCGTGGCGTTCTTCAGCGCCATCCCACGCGACCTCGAAGCGGCCGCCATGGTGGACGGCACCACCCGCGTCGGCGCGCTGACCCGCGTCGTCCTGCCCCTCTCGACGCCCGGCGTCGTCACGGCCGCGCTGCTGGTCTTCGTGAACTCCTGGAACGAATTCCTGCTCGCCCTGAGCTTCAACACCAAACTGTCCATGCGCACCGTGTCCGTCGGCGTGACCCTCTACCAGGGCGAATTCGCGTTCCCCTGGCCACTGATCGCCGCCGCCGTCGTCGTCGCCACTGTGCCCCTCGTGCTGCTGATCGCCATCTTCCAGCGCCGCTTCGTCGCGGGCCTCACCGCCGGCGGCGTGAAGGCGTAG
- a CDS encoding carbohydrate ABC transporter permease: MTPPLNPTPSRRVRREPGEGLLAFFLLLPAAALLLGVLLFPMLTTFRDSLYLNKLTEPWLTGFVGLKQYAQMLGDARFGAALRNTLFFGVLTVGGSFLVGVPMALAAHLPSRARDVARVALLLPWAMPPVITGLIFAWLFNAQYGVFNDLLVRAGIIQEPLRWLSTPGLSVLAMVLTIVWKTSSFVALIVLGGLQGIPKEMIEAAQVDGATPTQTFFRVILPLLAPSLAVAFIFRTISAVQVFDIPYTFIQQAPAQGLLETLGVYIYRTGIEFLDFGYAAALSVALFALSLAVTAVYVRFVRDGGNS, encoded by the coding sequence ATGACCCCACCCCTGAATCCCACTCCCTCCCGCCGGGTTCGCCGTGAACCCGGCGAGGGCCTGCTGGCCTTCTTCCTGCTGCTCCCGGCGGCGGCGCTCCTGCTGGGTGTGCTGCTGTTTCCCATGCTGACCACCTTCCGCGACAGCCTGTACCTGAACAAGCTGACCGAACCGTGGCTCACGGGCTTCGTGGGCCTCAAGCAGTACGCGCAGATGCTCGGCGACGCCCGCTTCGGCGCGGCGCTGCGCAACACGCTGTTCTTCGGCGTTCTGACGGTCGGCGGGTCGTTCCTGGTGGGCGTCCCCATGGCGCTGGCCGCGCACCTGCCCAGCCGCGCGCGGGACGTGGCCCGCGTGGCCCTGCTACTCCCCTGGGCGATGCCGCCGGTCATCACGGGCCTGATCTTCGCGTGGCTGTTCAACGCGCAGTACGGCGTGTTCAACGACCTGCTGGTCCGCGCGGGCATCATTCAGGAACCGCTGCGCTGGCTCAGCACGCCCGGCCTGAGCGTCCTGGCGATGGTCCTCACCATCGTCTGGAAGACGAGTTCCTTCGTCGCGCTGATCGTCCTGGGCGGCCTCCAGGGCATCCCGAAGGAGATGATCGAGGCGGCGCAGGTGGACGGCGCGACCCCCACCCAGACGTTCTTCCGGGTGATCCTGCCGCTGCTGGCCCCCAGCCTCGCCGTGGCGTTCATCTTCCGCACCATCAGCGCCGTGCAGGTCTTCGACATTCCCTACACGTTCATCCAGCAGGCGCCCGCGCAGGGCCTGCTGGAGACGCTCGGCGTGTACATCTACCGCACGGGCATCGAGTTCCTGGACTTCGGGTACGCCGCCGCGCTCAGCGTGGCGCTGTTCGCACTGAGCCTGGCCGTGACCGCCGTGTACGTCCGCTTCGTGCGGGACGGAGGCAACTCGTGA
- a CDS encoding ABC transporter substrate-binding protein has protein sequence MRTRLTLTATLALAALGSAHAATTLTVFMGSQQRPEIFQPIFDRFEKQNPNVRIKIETGGATSEAQNQYLTTVLAAKDNTLDLFLIDVVRTATFAAAGWAEPLDAYLPSKDTYLKAFLPGPVAAASVGGKLYAMPAFTDAQFLYYRKDLLEKYKAKVPRTWDELAATAARIQKAEGGSLQGFNFQGAPIEGTVCNFLEMTWTGGGSVGDVTGPAAKQGLGFLVNAVKTKLAPAASAEMKTDDSRQQFQAGNVLFGLNWSYAWAHFQGNSPQPTKVKGDVGVAALPAFGKNASATCTGGWEWGLNAYSRNKATAVKLLQFMSSNDVQREMAVKGAYLPVRKSLYNDKAVLAANPHFKALYPIVTKARPRPVTPAYPRVSEIIRNNVSAAVAGSKSVDAALNDMKRDLEPLLK, from the coding sequence ATGCGTACCCGACTCACCCTGACCGCCACCCTGGCCCTCGCCGCGCTCGGCAGCGCCCACGCCGCCACCACCCTGACCGTCTTCATGGGCAGCCAGCAGCGCCCCGAGATATTCCAGCCCATCTTCGACCGCTTCGAGAAACAGAACCCCAATGTCAGGATCAAGATCGAGACCGGCGGCGCCACCAGCGAAGCCCAGAACCAGTATCTCACCACCGTGCTGGCCGCCAAGGACAACACCCTCGACCTCTTCCTGATCGACGTGGTCCGCACCGCCACCTTCGCCGCCGCCGGCTGGGCCGAACCGCTCGACGCGTACCTGCCCAGCAAGGACACGTACCTGAAAGCCTTCCTGCCCGGCCCGGTCGCCGCCGCCAGCGTGGGCGGCAAGCTGTACGCCATGCCCGCCTTCACCGACGCGCAGTTCCTGTACTACCGCAAGGACCTCCTCGAGAAGTACAAGGCCAAGGTGCCCAGAACCTGGGATGAACTCGCCGCGACCGCCGCGCGCATCCAGAAGGCCGAAGGCGGCAGCCTGCAAGGCTTCAACTTCCAGGGCGCGCCCATCGAGGGCACCGTGTGCAACTTCCTGGAGATGACCTGGACCGGCGGCGGCAGCGTGGGCGACGTCACGGGCCCCGCCGCCAAGCAGGGCCTGGGGTTCCTGGTGAACGCCGTGAAGACCAAGCTTGCGCCCGCCGCCAGCGCCGAGATGAAGACCGATGACTCCCGCCAGCAGTTCCAGGCCGGGAACGTCCTGTTCGGCCTGAACTGGAGTTACGCCTGGGCGCACTTCCAGGGCAACAGCCCCCAGCCCACCAAGGTCAAGGGTGACGTGGGCGTCGCCGCACTCCCCGCCTTCGGGAAGAACGCCAGCGCCACCTGCACCGGCGGCTGGGAATGGGGCCTGAACGCCTACAGCCGCAACAAGGCCACCGCCGTGAAACTCCTGCAGTTCATGTCCAGCAACGACGTGCAGCGCGAGATGGCCGTCAAGGGCGCGTACCTGCCCGTGCGCAAGAGCCTGTACAACGACAAGGCCGTGCTGGCCGCCAACCCGCACTTCAAGGCGCTGTACCCTATCGTCACGAAAGCCCGCCCGCGCCCCGTCACGCCCGCCTACCCGCGCGTCAGCGAGATCATCCGCAACAACGTCTCCGCCGCCGTCGCGGGCAGCAAGAGCGTGGACGCCGCGCTGAACGACATGAAGCGTGACCTGGAACCGCTGCTGAAGTGA
- a CDS encoding M3 family oligoendopeptidase, which produces MPRWRTDDLYASLNDPQLERDLSTLGQDVQALEALFDAHAVRAGSPVTPGAVDAVMGDLNAVLTRLGRLRAYVYAFVTTDSRDEAAQARMAALTTLTLPLGPLGSRLTAWLGGLDDAALTDLLDQSAAARAHEHRLRRAAQLARYQMTPPEEDLAARLHPASGGGWSKLHGNVSSTLSGEYRGQSLPVTALRALASDPDAGVREDAYHAEIAAWKTQETVFAACMNGVKGEEGTLAARRGFTDVVAPSLLSNGIDRETLDAMQAAVVRSLPDFRRYFRAKARHLGKTQLDWWDLFAPVGQSDTHWDYAAGEAFVERQFRAYSPALGDFAARAFGERWIDAGPRDGKRSGAFCMKWQGADSRILMNHDPSLDSVSTLAHELGHAYHNVQLGGLDPLQQETPMTLAETASIFCETIIQNAALQSAQGPERLYVLETQLMGHAQVVVDIHSRFLFEKAVFERRAAGDLNPSDFNTLMVQAQRDTYGDALNTPHPYMWAVKPHYYGRSFYNYPYTFGLLFGLGLYAQYEQARAQGQEADFQARYDALLAATGQATPLALAARFGIDLHAPDFWEGSLNVIRRQIDAYEATTQA; this is translated from the coding sequence ATGCCCCGCTGGCGCACCGACGACCTGTACGCCAGCCTGAACGACCCGCAGCTGGAGCGCGACCTGAGCACCCTGGGCCAGGACGTGCAGGCCCTGGAGGCCCTGTTCGACGCCCACGCCGTGCGCGCCGGATCGCCCGTCACCCCGGGCGCGGTGGACGCGGTGATGGGCGACCTGAACGCCGTCCTGACCCGCCTGGGCCGCCTGCGCGCCTACGTGTACGCCTTCGTGACCACCGACAGCCGCGACGAGGCGGCGCAGGCCCGCATGGCCGCCCTGACCACCCTGACCCTGCCGCTAGGCCCGCTGGGCTCGCGCCTGACCGCGTGGCTGGGCGGCCTGGACGACGCGGCCCTGACCGACCTGCTGGACCAGAGTGCCGCCGCCCGCGCGCACGAACACCGGCTGCGCCGCGCCGCGCAGCTCGCCCGGTACCAGATGACCCCACCAGAGGAGGACCTCGCCGCGCGGCTGCACCCGGCCAGCGGCGGCGGCTGGAGCAAACTGCACGGCAACGTCTCCAGCACCCTGTCGGGCGAGTACCGCGGCCAGTCCCTGCCCGTGACCGCCCTGCGCGCCCTGGCCAGCGACCCCGACGCAGGCGTGCGCGAGGACGCCTACCACGCCGAGATCGCCGCCTGGAAAACCCAGGAGACCGTTTTCGCTGCCTGCATGAACGGCGTGAAAGGGGAGGAGGGCACCCTCGCCGCCCGGCGCGGCTTCACGGACGTCGTCGCGCCCAGCCTCCTGAGCAACGGCATCGACCGCGAGACGCTGGACGCCATGCAGGCCGCCGTCGTCCGCTCCCTGCCGGACTTCCGCCGTTACTTCCGCGCCAAGGCCCGCCACCTCGGCAAGACGCAGCTGGACTGGTGGGACCTGTTTGCCCCGGTGGGCCAGAGCGACACCCACTGGGACTACGCCGCGGGGGAGGCGTTCGTGGAACGCCAGTTCCGCGCGTACAGCCCCGCCCTGGGGGACTTCGCCGCCCGCGCCTTCGGTGAGCGCTGGATCGACGCGGGCCCCCGCGACGGCAAACGCAGCGGCGCGTTCTGCATGAAGTGGCAGGGCGCCGACAGCCGCATCCTGATGAACCACGACCCCAGCCTGGACTCGGTCAGCACCCTGGCGCACGAACTGGGCCACGCGTACCACAACGTGCAGCTCGGCGGCCTGGACCCCCTCCAGCAGGAGACGCCCATGACCCTCGCGGAGACCGCCAGCATCTTCTGCGAGACGATCATCCAGAACGCCGCGCTGCAGAGCGCGCAGGGCCCGGAGCGCCTGTACGTTCTGGAAACGCAGCTGATGGGTCACGCGCAGGTCGTCGTGGACATCCACAGCCGCTTCCTGTTCGAGAAGGCCGTCTTCGAACGCCGCGCCGCGGGCGACCTGAACCCCAGCGACTTCAACACCCTGATGGTGCAGGCGCAGCGCGACACGTACGGCGACGCCCTGAACACCCCCCACCCCTACATGTGGGCCGTCAAGCCGCACTACTACGGCCGCAGCTTCTACAATTACCCGTACACCTTCGGGCTGCTGTTCGGCCTGGGCCTGTACGCTCAGTACGAGCAGGCCCGCGCCCAGGGGCAGGAGGCGGACTTCCAGGCCCGCTACGACGCCCTGCTGGCCGCGACCGGGCAGGCCACGCCGCTGGCCCTCGCCGCGCGCTTCGGCATCGACCTGCACGCCCCGGACTTCTGGGAGGGCAGCCTGAACGTCATCCGCCGCCAGATCGACGCGTACGAGGCCACCACGCAGGCGTAA
- a CDS encoding S49 family peptidase: protein MNLNLPFLKSDDALPGGVTRPTWVVLDLSGPYPERQPTNPVAGLLSRTESLEALAARIEKLRGASWLHGVLVRFGEFTAAPATAHAIRGLLADLKQTKRVVAYLPQLNMLSLIAASGAGELVSPESAEVNVSGFGLESTFLGEFLKKRGIEFENLRIREYKAALTRFSEERMDDHNREQLQAYLSGLEGAWVRDLAAARGVSEDVAAGWLAADLTSAQAALEAGLITKVAYEDELIGPASRPFAAVADLLLPARPGKAAKAGRVAVVPLVGAIITGKSRTNPIPLPLLGGPMAGSDTVVAALRRAKGDKTTKAIVLYVNSGGGSALASDLIWREVATSEKPVVVVMGEYAASGGYYVATHAKTIVASPYTLTGSIGVVSGKPVLTEFNRRHGLNPERVGRDRALMFSPARPYSDDEREHVEKGILEVYDRFTTRVAEGRNLSKERVNELGRGRIWSGQDALDRGLVDELGDLRTGLTRARELAGLPADAPAWNVTPKNHGPLPEFAQEAAQAARVTVWPFGGERVLTWFDQEIKVR from the coding sequence ATGAACCTGAACCTGCCGTTCCTGAAGAGTGATGACGCGCTGCCCGGCGGCGTGACCCGCCCGACTTGGGTGGTGCTGGACCTGAGTGGCCCCTACCCGGAGCGTCAGCCGACGAATCCGGTGGCGGGGCTGCTCAGCCGTACGGAGTCGCTGGAGGCCCTGGCGGCGCGCATCGAGAAACTGCGCGGCGCGTCGTGGCTGCATGGCGTGCTGGTGCGGTTCGGGGAGTTCACGGCCGCGCCCGCGACGGCGCACGCGATCCGGGGCCTGCTGGCCGACCTGAAACAAACGAAGCGGGTGGTGGCGTACCTGCCGCAGCTGAACATGCTGTCCCTGATCGCGGCGAGCGGCGCAGGAGAACTCGTGTCGCCGGAGTCCGCCGAGGTGAACGTCAGCGGCTTCGGGCTGGAGAGCACGTTCCTGGGCGAGTTCCTCAAGAAGCGCGGGATAGAGTTCGAGAACCTGCGCATCCGCGAGTACAAGGCGGCCCTGACGCGCTTCTCCGAGGAGCGGATGGACGACCACAACCGCGAGCAGCTTCAGGCCTACCTGTCGGGCCTGGAGGGCGCGTGGGTGCGGGACCTCGCGGCGGCGCGCGGTGTCTCCGAGGACGTGGCGGCCGGATGGCTCGCGGCGGACCTGACGAGCGCGCAGGCGGCGCTGGAGGCGGGCCTGATCACGAAGGTCGCCTACGAGGACGAACTAATCGGCCCAGCCAGCCGACCGTTCGCGGCGGTCGCGGACCTGCTGCTGCCCGCGCGGCCCGGGAAGGCGGCGAAGGCGGGGCGGGTGGCGGTCGTGCCGCTGGTCGGGGCGATCATCACCGGCAAGAGCCGCACCAATCCCATCCCGCTGCCGCTGCTGGGGGGCCCGATGGCCGGGTCGGACACGGTCGTGGCGGCGCTGCGCCGCGCCAAGGGGGACAAGACCACGAAGGCGATTGTCCTGTACGTGAACAGCGGGGGCGGCAGCGCCCTGGCCAGCGACCTGATCTGGCGCGAGGTCGCGACCAGTGAGAAGCCGGTCGTGGTCGTCATGGGCGAGTACGCCGCGTCCGGCGGGTACTACGTCGCCACGCACGCCAAGACGATCGTCGCGTCGCCGTACACGCTGACCGGCAGCATCGGCGTGGTCAGCGGCAAGCCCGTCCTGACGGAATTCAACCGCCGTCACGGCCTGAACCCCGAACGGGTCGGCCGCGACCGCGCCCTGATGTTCTCCCCGGCGCGCCCCTACAGCGACGACGAGCGTGAACACGTCGAGAAGGGCATCTTGGAGGTGTACGACCGCTTCACGACCCGCGTCGCCGAGGGCCGCAACCTCAGCAAGGAGCGTGTGAACGAGCTGGGCCGTGGCCGCATCTGGAGCGGACAGGACGCGCTGGATCGCGGGCTGGTGGACGAACTGGGCGACCTGCGCACCGGCCTCACCCGCGCCCGGGAACTCGCGGGCCTCCCTGCGGACGCGCCCGCGTGGAACGTCACGCCGAAGAACCACGGGCCCCTCCCGGAGTTCGCGCAGGAGGCCGCGCAGGCCGCCCGCGTCACCGTCTGGCCATTCGGCGGGGAACGCGTGCTGACGTGGTTCGATCAGGAGATCAAAGTGCGCTGA
- the rbfA gene encoding 30S ribosome-binding factor RbfA yields the protein MKPEQIQSQLTRVISDAIGGLRDPRVPMIVTVERVTVTADYSLARVYVSAMTGDMEDLLDALSGARGYLQRQVADHVKLRRTPVLEFHDASDRPPL from the coding sequence GTGAAACCCGAACAGATCCAGTCGCAGCTGACCCGCGTGATCAGCGACGCGATCGGCGGCCTGCGCGACCCGCGCGTGCCCATGATCGTGACCGTCGAGCGCGTGACCGTCACCGCCGACTATTCCCTGGCCCGCGTATACGTGAGCGCCATGACCGGCGACATGGAAGACCTGCTGGACGCCCTGAGCGGCGCGCGCGGGTACCTGCAGCGGCAGGTGGCCGATCACGTGAAGCTGCGCCGCACGCCCGTGCTGGAATTCCACGACGCCAGCGACCGCCCCCCCCTGTGA
- a CDS encoding acyl-CoA thioesterase — protein sequence MGVVHHATYPVWFEVARTDLMHHLGLPYREVEARGYYLMLSGLNVEYRRAARYDDELRIVARLSSVRSRTMTFTYEVLRGEELLATGETRHIATDRQYRPARLPDDVLSLLQGQSR from the coding sequence ATGGGCGTCGTGCACCACGCCACGTACCCCGTGTGGTTCGAGGTGGCCCGAACCGACCTGATGCACCACCTGGGCCTCCCGTACCGGGAGGTCGAGGCGCGCGGGTACTACCTGATGCTCTCGGGTCTGAACGTCGAGTACCGCCGCGCCGCCCGCTATGACGACGAACTCCGCATCGTGGCGCGGCTGAGCAGCGTCCGCTCGCGCACCATGACCTTCACGTACGAGGTTCTGCGCGGGGAGGAACTGCTCGCCACCGGCGAGACCCGCCACATCGCCACCGACCGGCAGTACCGACCCGCCCGCCTGCCCGACGACGTCCTGAGCCTGCTGCAGGGCCAGTCGCGCTAG